A region from the Aegilops tauschii subsp. strangulata cultivar AL8/78 chromosome 5, Aet v6.0, whole genome shotgun sequence genome encodes:
- the LOC109735510 gene encoding WD-40 repeat-containing protein MSI5 isoform X2: protein MCTYSFGPYLKLTKSHAQAAPPAYGSVPNTLVIATCEIVKPRLAAAEHISQFNEDARSPFVKKYKTIIHSGESYVIECIELVRRWSFLMKLQAACLFIIYTIVGWIKENVHGSF, encoded by the exons ATGTGCACATATTCATTTGGTCCATATCTCAAATTAACAAAAAGCCACGCTCAAGCAGCACCACCT GCATATGGGAGTGTCCCTAATACCCTGGTTATTGCAACTTGTGAAATTGTCAAGCCACGGCTTGCAGCTGCAGAGCACATATCACAG TTCAATGAGGATGCACGATCACCTTTTGTAAAGAAATACAAGACTATCATTCACTCAGGAGAG AGTTATGTTATCGAATGCATAGAGTTAGTCAGAAGATGGAGCTTTCTGATGAAGCTACAAGCTGCCTGCCTTTTCATCATCTATACCATTGTGGGATGGATTAAAGAAAATGTACATGGGAGTTTCTGA
- the LOC109735510 gene encoding WD-40 repeat-containing protein MSI5 isoform X3, with translation MTPEHDLIIDFWKRMVFSSTVHPLLVFQYVCSNLTDSSGIQGNLLMCTYSFGPYLKLTKSHAQAAPPAYGSVPNTLVIATCEIVKPRLAAAEHISQFNEDARSPFVKKYKTIIHSGEITELE, from the exons ATGACTCCTGAACATGATCTAATTATTGATTTTTGGAAAAGAATGGTGTTCTCCAGTACTGTTCATCCTCTTTTGGTGTTCCAATATGTATGCAGCAATTTGACTGATTCGAGTGGCATCCAAGGGAATTTATTAATGTGCACATATTCATTTGGTCCATATCTCAAATTAACAAAAAGCCACGCTCAAGCAGCACCACCT GCATATGGGAGTGTCCCTAATACCCTGGTTATTGCAACTTGTGAAATTGTCAAGCCACGGCTTGCAGCTGCAGAGCACATATCACAG TTCAATGAGGATGCACGATCACCTTTTGTAAAGAAATACAAGACTATCATTCACTCAGGAGAG ATCACTGAACTTGAATAG
- the LOC109735510 gene encoding WD-40 repeat-containing protein MSI4 isoform X4, whose protein sequence is MCTYSFGPYLKLTKSHAQAAPPAYGSVPNTLVIATCEIVKPRLAAAEHISQFNEDARSPFVKKYKTIIHSGEITELE, encoded by the exons ATGTGCACATATTCATTTGGTCCATATCTCAAATTAACAAAAAGCCACGCTCAAGCAGCACCACCT GCATATGGGAGTGTCCCTAATACCCTGGTTATTGCAACTTGTGAAATTGTCAAGCCACGGCTTGCAGCTGCAGAGCACATATCACAG TTCAATGAGGATGCACGATCACCTTTTGTAAAGAAATACAAGACTATCATTCACTCAGGAGAG ATCACTGAACTTGAATAG
- the LOC109735510 gene encoding WD-40 repeat-containing protein MSI5 isoform X1, which produces MTPEHDLIIDFWKRMVFSSTVHPLLVFQYVCSNLTDSSGIQGNLLMCTYSFGPYLKLTKSHAQAAPPAYGSVPNTLVIATCEIVKPRLAAAEHISQFNEDARSPFVKKYKTIIHSGESYVIECIELVRRWSFLMKLQAACLFIIYTIVGWIKENVHGSF; this is translated from the exons ATGACTCCTGAACATGATCTAATTATTGATTTTTGGAAAAGAATGGTGTTCTCCAGTACTGTTCATCCTCTTTTGGTGTTCCAATATGTATGCAGCAATTTGACTGATTCGAGTGGCATCCAAGGGAATTTATTAATGTGCACATATTCATTTGGTCCATATCTCAAATTAACAAAAAGCCACGCTCAAGCAGCACCACCT GCATATGGGAGTGTCCCTAATACCCTGGTTATTGCAACTTGTGAAATTGTCAAGCCACGGCTTGCAGCTGCAGAGCACATATCACAG TTCAATGAGGATGCACGATCACCTTTTGTAAAGAAATACAAGACTATCATTCACTCAGGAGAG AGTTATGTTATCGAATGCATAGAGTTAGTCAGAAGATGGAGCTTTCTGATGAAGCTACAAGCTGCCTGCCTTTTCATCATCTATACCATTGTGGGATGGATTAAAGAAAATGTACATGGGAGTTTCTGA